The segment TGGGAGCTCACCAAGAGCCCGGCGGGTGCGAACCAGTGGCAGCCCAAGGGCGGCGCCGGCGCCAGCACCGTGCCGGACCCGGAGACCGGTGAGCTGTTGCGCCCGCCGACCATGCTGACCACCGACCTCGCGCTGCGTGTCGACCCGGCATACGAGCGCATCTCGCGTCGCTTCCATGAGAACCCGGCCGAGTTCGCAGACGCCTTTGCTCGTGCGTGGTTCAAGCTGACCCACCGCGACATGGGACCGATCGAGCGTTACCTCGGCCCGGAAGTGCCGACCGAAGAGCTGATCTGGCAGGACCCGGTGCCCGCCGTCAACCACCCGCTGGTCGATGCTGCCGACGTCGCCGCGCTCAAGGCCAAGATCCGCGAAACCGGCCTGAGCACAGCCAAACTCGTGTCCGCGGCCTGGGCCTCGGCATCGACCTTCCGTGGTGGCGACAAGCGCGGCGGCACCAACGGTGCGCGCGTTCGCCTCGAGCCGCAGAAGGGCTGGGCGGCCAACGACCCGGTCGATCTCGCCGAGGTGTTGCGCCACCTGGAGTCGATCCAGCAGGAGTTCAACGCTTCCGCCGCCGGCGGCAAGAAGATCTCGATCGCCGACCTGATCGTGCTCGCCGGAGGCGTTGGCGTCGAGGCCGGTGCAGCCGCTGCGGGAGTCACCGTCGAGGTGCCGTTCACCCCCGGCCGCACCGATGCGACGGCCGAGCAGACCGACGTCGAGTCGTTCGAATACCTGGAACCGCGCGCCGACGGCTTCCGCAACTACGAGCGTCGCGACAACACGCTGCCCGCGGAGCACCTGCTCGTCGATCGCGCCAACCAATTGACCCTCAGCGCTCCCGAGATGACCGTGCTGGTCGGCGGTCTACGCGTGCTGGGCGCCAACAGCGGAGGCTCGCAGACGGGGGTCTTCACCGACCGCGTGGGCACGCTGAGCAATGACTACTTCGTCAACCTGCTCGACCTCGACACCACCTGGTCGGCGATCGATGGCAGTGACGACTACCAGGGCAGCTTCGCCGGTGGTCGCCAGTGGCGCGGCAGCCGGGCGGACCTCGTGTTCAGCTCGAATGCCGAATTGCGTGTCGTGGCAGAGGTGTACGCCAGCGACGACGCTCAGGAGAAGTTCGTGCGTGACTTCGTCGCCGCCTTCGCCAAGGTGATGGAGCTGGGCCGCTACGACCGCCAGAAGTAGTCGCCGTCCTGCGACGCTGCACCTGATGGAGGTGTGGCCGCGGTAGCGCGGTGCGTCAGAAATTGGCGGGTGCGTGCGAGGTTGCTGGTCAGGCGCGAAGCGACTGTTCAGCAACCTCGCACGCACGCACCGGCGAGATGTTCAGCAGGGGCCCGGCCGGCGTCAGCCGGCCGGGCCCCTGCTGCGTCATACGTGCGCGGTGAAACCGTGGTGTAGCCACGGTGAAACCGGATGGGCGCAGACTCGAAGGCATGAACACCACTACTGCTCCCATCGGTCTGGTGACCGCCGTGGACACCCCACCCACCGGTTTTGCGGTCGAAACCTCAGCAATCACAAAACGATTCGGCGATTTCGTGGCTGTCGATCGCATCGACCTCGTCGTTCCCAAGGGTCAGGTCTTCGGCATCCTCGGGCCCAACGGCGCAGGTAAGACCACCCTGTTGCGCATGCTCGCAACCCTGCTGCCGATCGACGGCGGCACCGCGCACATCTTCGGCGAGGACGTCGCTGCGCACCCGCACGTGATCCGCCAGCTGATCGGTCTGACCGGGCAATACGCGTCGGTCGACGAGGAGCTCACCGGCACCGAGAACCTGCGGTTGTTCGCCCGGTTGCAAGGCATGCCGCGCAAAGCCGCTGCCGAGACCGCCACCGACCTGCTGGAGCGCTTCGGTCTGCAGGATGCCGCAGGCAAGCCGTTGTCGACCTTCTCCGGCGGCATGCGCCGACGCCTCGACCTGGCGGCCAGTCTGATCAGCCGGCCGCCGCTGATCTTCCTGGACGAGCCGACGACCGGTCTGGACCCACGCACCCGCGGCCAGATGTGGCAGACGATTCGCGAATTGGTAGCCGGGGGCTGCACGGTGCTGCTCACGACGCAATACCTCGATGAGGCCGACCAGCTCGCCGACCGCATTGCCGTGATCGACCACGGCCACAAGGTCGCCGAGGGCACGCCCGATGAGTTGAAGACGCAGATCGGCACGGCGACCCTGCAGGTCGGACTGGCCGACGAGGGCGACCTGGCTCGCGCGGCGGATGTCATCGCCCAGGTGCTCGGCGAGGAACCCTCGCTGTCGCCGGAGCGCTCCCGGATCACCGTGCCGCTGCCGCTGGCGGACCGCGCCACCGACGTGCTGCTCGCGCTGCGCACCGCCCACCTGTCGATCGAGTCGATCGCGGTGCAGAAACCCACCCTCGACGAGGTCTTCCTGACCCTGACCGGCGACGGCGTCGACACCACCGATGGTCAGGAGGCCACCGCATGAGCACGCTCACCCTGACCGACCCGCGCGACCTGTCCCGGCACGTCAGCCTGCGGCATACGTTCTCGCAGATCCTGTCGATGGCCGGCCGCTCGCTGATCAAGATGCGACGCAACCCGGAGCAGTTGTTCGACGTGGTCTTCCAGCCGATCCTGTTCACGCTGATGTTCGCCTACGTCTTCGGGGGCGCGATCTCGGGCAGCACGCACAGATACCTGCCGCTGATCATCCCGGGAATCCTGGCCCAGACCGTCCTGACGGCGTGTATGGCGACCGGCACCCAGCTGCGCGAAGACATGGACAAGGGCGTCTTCGACCGCTTCAAGTCACTGCCGATCTCGCGGCTGGCGCCACTGGCCGGGCCGATGGTCGCCGACCTGGTGCGGTACACGATCGCGGTCACGCTGACCATCCTGATGGGCCTGGTCATGGGCTACCGACCGCACGGCGGTGTCGGCGGCGTCGTCGGCGCGGGCTTGCTGCTCATCTTCGCCGGCTGGTCACTGGCGTGGGCGTTCACCTGGTTGGGGACGATCGCCAAGTCTGCGCGCGCCGTGCAGGGCTACTCGATGATGGTGATGTTCCCGTTGACGTTCTTGTCGAACGCCTACGTCCCGACCACCTCCATGCCGACGTGGCTGCAGGACTTCGTCAAGGTCAACCCGGTGTCGCACATCGTCTCGGCGGCGCGCGATCTGATGAACCAGGGCGCGGTCACCGCGGAGGTCGGTTGGGCACTCGTCGGTTGTGTCGCGGTCATTGCGATCTTCGCGCCGCTGTCGCTGGTGAGCTACCGCCGCAAGATCTGAAGGCGCTGGTCGAGGGCGCTCTGCCACGACTCGATCCAGCTGCCGTCGTCCCACTCCCGCTCGAGCTGCGCGCGCGCCCGGTCCATCGCACCGGGCGCGCGTTGCTGTGCAAAGTCGCTGCCGCGAGTCCAGTCCATCGACGGGTAGGCCTGGTTGTAGCCCGCGCGGTGGGCGAGCACGAGCAGGGTCGCACCGGTCAGCGCGTCCGAGTCGTCGCGCGCGAGCAGCCACAGACCGAACGCGAAGGTGATGGCGCCCAGCGCCGGCAGGTCCAGTTGCGCCGGGAGGTCCGCAACAGCCAGCCGCAGCAGGTCGGCGCACTCCTGCGCCAGGTCGGCGGCGTCCGGGTCGTCCGGGCTGTGCCACGCATAGGTCGTCAGATTCGCTGCCAGGATGCCCAGGAGCCACGGGTTGCGATGGTCTTCGGTGGCGAAACCTTCCAGGTGTATGCCGCGGACCCGCCTGAGCGCGAGTCGTTGCAGTTCAAGGGCTTTGGGCAGGTCGCCCTTGGCGGCGGCGATCTCGGCGAGCGCCTGGTCGACGACCCGGTTGTTCGGCGCCTCCTGCGAGGCCAGCAGCAACTCGTTGTCGATCTGCTGCAGCACCTGTTCCGAGCCGCTCACATCACCGGCGTCGAGACGGCCGAGCGCGATGGTCAGCAGCGCCATGGCCGCGTCATAGTCGGCATGCAGCCGGCGCATCGGGCTGATCGCCGTCGCCGCATCACGGGCGGCCTCCTCTCGGCGGCCGCTTTGCACGAGCAGACCGGAGCGCTCGCCATACAGCTCGGCCGTCGCCCAGGGACCGTCGAGATCCGGGTCGAGTTCGGCGAGGGCGCGATCGAGCAGGGAGAGGGCCTCGGTGGTGCGACCGGCATTCTCGAACAGGTGGGCCAGCCAGCGGGTCGCCGCGCGCCGCACCCACGGCGACTCGTCGGCGGCCAGGTCGGTCAGCGCCCCCTCAGCCGCTTGCTGGCCGGCTGTCTCGGTGAGCGCCATCGCGGCCGAAGCCCGCAGCGAGCCCGAGATCGCGGGGTCGTCGCCCGGTCCGAGTTCGCGCAACCGGTTGGTGACGGCCGGGTCGGTGGTGCGACTCAGGAACGAGCTGATGATCTGGATCCAGTCCAGCAGAACTCGCTGGCTGTCCAGGGAGTGCGGATCGGTGACCACCGGATCGACGGCGATGCGGGTCATCGCCTCGCGCCGGGCGAAACCCATCGGGATGCGCGAGGTGACCTGCCACAGCCACAGCAGCATCCGGCAGATGTCGACCGCAGCCTCGATGTCACCAGAGTCAACCGAATCATCAAGCACCGCAGTGAGATTGACTTCTTCATCCCAGAGCTTGTCGACGACGTCGACCTGAGTGCTGCCGTGCACTCGGTCGGCCAGGTCGCGGCACAGGGCCTGCGCCCACCGGCGAAGCGCCGCACGTAGGACATCCGTGTCGCCCGCTTCGGCGAGACGGTCGCGGCCGAACTCACGGACGGTCTCGAGCATGCGATAGCGCACCCGGCCGGCGCCGTCGGACTCATAGGTTTGCAAGAGGGAGTGATCCAGGAGCGTCTCGACCGCCGTGAGGCCATCCGCATCTGGTGAGGTATGACGCAGCAGCACTTCCGCATCGCTGAGGTCGAATCCGTCTGGGAAGACCGACAATTCACGCAACGCCCGCTGCGCAGACAGGTCGAGCATCTGCCACGACCAGTCGATGACCGCGTGCAGCGTCTGATGGCGCTGCGGAGCATCGCGGATGTTGCCGCGCAGCAAGGCAAATCGCTGGTCGAGGCGGTCGCGGATGTCGGCGACGGACATCACTCGCGTGCGGGCAGCGGCCAACTCGATGGCGAGCGGAAGGCCGTCGAGTCGGTCGCACACCTGCGCGACGGTGTCGGAATCCAGCGTGATGCCGGGGCGGGCAGCGGTCGCTCGATCGGTGAACAGCTGCACCGCCTGTTCCCCGGACAACTGTGCGAGCGGGTAGAGGTGTTCGGCGTGGATCGCCAGCGGCATACGTGAGGTGGTCAGCACGGCCAGATCGGGGAGTTGGGCGACGAGCGGACCCACCAGCGCGGCTACCGCCTCGATGATCTGCTCACAGTTGTCAAGCACGAGAAGCGTTGGTGCCACCGCTAACTGGGTGACGATGCGAGCGCGCGGGTCGGTCACCTGATGGCGGTCGGAGACCTTGTCACGTGCACCGATCGCGGCCAGCACCGTCGGCTCGAGGTCGTCGGCCTGGGTGACGCCGACGAGCTCGATGAAGTGCACGACAGGTTGCCTGGCTCGCGCGGCGACCAGGTGCGCGATGCGGGTCTTGCCCAGGCCACCCGGCCCCAGGATCGTCGTCACCTGCCGAGTCGCGACCGCCGCGGTGAGCGCCTGCAGGTCGTCGTCGCGCCCGATGAAGCTGGTGCCGTCGGTGCGGACGCCCTGCTGCACCGGGTCGTCGCTGGCCAGCAGTTCACGGTGCAGTCGCTGCAGTGCCGGTGACGGGTCACCACCGGTGCGTTCGGCGACCGTATGACGGTGACGCTCGTATCGCTCGGCCGCGTCAGCCAGGCGCCCCGCTGCGGCCAGGCTGCGCAGGTAGTCGACCAGGACGTCGTCCTCCGGCAGCGCCGCTTCGGCGAACGGCGCCAACAGTTCGACCGCCTGT is part of the Rudaeicoccus suwonensis genome and harbors:
- the katG gene encoding catalase/peroxidase HPI translates to MSTDETTKIEGMNDDSPADEAGKCPVMHELVPPTKGDANQQWWPDRLNLKILAKNPAVANPLGDDFDYAAAFEALDLAEVKSDIAQVLTTSQDWWPADFGHYGPLMIRMAWHSAGTYRIQDGRGGAGTGQQRFAPLNSWPDNGNLDKARRLLWPVKKKYGKALSWADLIVLTGNVALETMGLQTFGFGGGRVDAWEPDDDVYWGPETTWLGDERYTGKRDLENPLAAVQMGLIYVNPEGPNGNPDPAAAAYDIRDTFKRMAMNDEETVALIAGGHTFGKTHGAANPDEYVGREPEAAPIDQSGLGWKNSFGSGKGRDAITSGLEVTWSQTPTQWSNNFFDNLFGFEWELTKSPAGANQWQPKGGAGASTVPDPETGELLRPPTMLTTDLALRVDPAYERISRRFHENPAEFADAFARAWFKLTHRDMGPIERYLGPEVPTEELIWQDPVPAVNHPLVDAADVAALKAKIRETGLSTAKLVSAAWASASTFRGGDKRGGTNGARVRLEPQKGWAANDPVDLAEVLRHLESIQQEFNASAAGGKKISIADLIVLAGGVGVEAGAAAAGVTVEVPFTPGRTDATAEQTDVESFEYLEPRADGFRNYERRDNTLPAEHLLVDRANQLTLSAPEMTVLVGGLRVLGANSGGSQTGVFTDRVGTLSNDYFVNLLDLDTTWSAIDGSDDYQGSFAGGRQWRGSRADLVFSSNAELRVVAEVYASDDAQEKFVRDFVAAFAKVMELGRYDRQK
- a CDS encoding ATP-binding cassette domain-containing protein, which encodes MNTTTAPIGLVTAVDTPPTGFAVETSAITKRFGDFVAVDRIDLVVPKGQVFGILGPNGAGKTTLLRMLATLLPIDGGTAHIFGEDVAAHPHVIRQLIGLTGQYASVDEELTGTENLRLFARLQGMPRKAAAETATDLLERFGLQDAAGKPLSTFSGGMRRRLDLAASLISRPPLIFLDEPTTGLDPRTRGQMWQTIRELVAGGCTVLLTTQYLDEADQLADRIAVIDHGHKVAEGTPDELKTQIGTATLQVGLADEGDLARAADVIAQVLGEEPSLSPERSRITVPLPLADRATDVLLALRTAHLSIESIAVQKPTLDEVFLTLTGDGVDTTDGQEATA
- a CDS encoding ABC transporter permease; amino-acid sequence: MSTLTLTDPRDLSRHVSLRHTFSQILSMAGRSLIKMRRNPEQLFDVVFQPILFTLMFAYVFGGAISGSTHRYLPLIIPGILAQTVLTACMATGTQLREDMDKGVFDRFKSLPISRLAPLAGPMVADLVRYTIAVTLTILMGLVMGYRPHGGVGGVVGAGLLLIFAGWSLAWAFTWLGTIAKSARAVQGYSMMVMFPLTFLSNAYVPTTSMPTWLQDFVKVNPVSHIVSAARDLMNQGAVTAEVGWALVGCVAVIAIFAPLSLVSYRRKI
- a CDS encoding BTAD domain-containing putative transcriptional regulator, with the protein product MAAALTVLESVCWHGTPLPGDRSHALIAALVLAEGRTVSPEDLIADVWREASPADARKALQVLVSRVRKQSSAQVVEHTAGGYSLGLARTDVDALATLDACTAMKTAARQGDWATVHRLAADLPAATRPSEVDDALAEIRDRVAAAVTDCRALHGRALSRLGHHQQAVELLAPFAEAALPEDDVLVDYLRSLAAAGRLADAAERYERHRHTVAERTGGDPSPALQRLHRELLASDDPVQQGVRTDGTSFIGRDDDLQALTAAVATRQVTTILGPGGLGKTRIAHLVAARARQPVVHFIELVGVTQADDLEPTVLAAIGARDKVSDRHQVTDPRARIVTQLAVAPTLLVLDNCEQIIEAVAALVGPLVAQLPDLAVLTTSRMPLAIHAEHLYPLAQLSGEQAVQLFTDRATAARPGITLDSDTVAQVCDRLDGLPLAIELAAARTRVMSVADIRDRLDQRFALLRGNIRDAPQRHQTLHAVIDWSWQMLDLSAQRALRELSVFPDGFDLSDAEVLLRHTSPDADGLTAVETLLDHSLLQTYESDGAGRVRYRMLETVREFGRDRLAEAGDTDVLRAALRRWAQALCRDLADRVHGSTQVDVVDKLWDEEVNLTAVLDDSVDSGDIEAAVDICRMLLWLWQVTSRIPMGFARREAMTRIAVDPVVTDPHSLDSQRVLLDWIQIISSFLSRTTDPAVTNRLRELGPGDDPAISGSLRASAAMALTETAGQQAAEGALTDLAADESPWVRRAATRWLAHLFENAGRTTEALSLLDRALAELDPDLDGPWATAELYGERSGLLVQSGRREEAARDAATAISPMRRLHADYDAAMALLTIALGRLDAGDVSGSEQVLQQIDNELLLASQEAPNNRVVDQALAEIAAAKGDLPKALELQRLALRRVRGIHLEGFATEDHRNPWLLGILAANLTTYAWHSPDDPDAADLAQECADLLRLAVADLPAQLDLPALGAITFAFGLWLLARDDSDALTGATLLVLAHRAGYNQAYPSMDWTRGSDFAQQRAPGAMDRARAQLEREWDDGSWIESWQSALDQRLQILRR